GGACCACCTTCGCCATCGCCCACCGCCTCTCGACCATCAAGGACGCCGACGTCATCCTCGTCTTAGAGGACGGTCGGGTCGTCGAGCGGGGGACCCACGAGGCGCTGCTCTCCGAGCACGGCCTCTATGCCAACCTCTGGGCGGTTCAGGCGGGCGAGATCGACGAACTGCCGGAGGACTTCGTCCAGCGGGCGATTCGACGGCGCGCGCGGACCGACGCGGACGACTGACCGGCCGCAAGGCCCGGTTTCCATCCGCCCGCCGAACCGGGGTGGAGATTAAAGCGTCTGCAGTCGTACACGTCTGTATGCGCGTCCTCGTCACCGGTGCGACCGGGTTCGTCGGTAGTCATCTGGTTCCGGTGCTGCTCGACCGGGGCCACGAGGTCGTCGCACTCGTCCGTGACCCCGCGACGTACGACGCACCGGGCGGCGTCGAGGTTGTCAAGGGCGACGTGCTCGACCCGGACCTCACGCTCCCGTCGGTCGACGTCGCCTGCTATCTCGTCCACTCGATGGGTTCCGGGGAGAACTTCGAGGAGCGCGACCGGCGGGCGGCCCGGACGTTCCTCCAGGCGGTCGACGCGGCGGGTATCGACCGCATCGTCTACCTCGGTGGGCTGGGCCGCGACGACGACGACCTTTCGGACCACCTGCGGTCCCGTCGCGAGGTGGAACGCCTGCTGGCGACCGGCGAAGCCGACCTGACGGTGCTCCGGGCGGCTATCATCATCGGCGACGAGTCCGCGAGCTTCCAGGTCATCCGCCAGCTCGCACAGCGCCTCCCGGTGATGGTCACCCCGAGCTGGGTCCGGACGGACTGTCAGCCCATCTACATCGACGACGTCGTTTCGTATCTCGTCGGGGTGCTCGAAGACCCGGAGACGGCCGGGCAGACCTTCGAAATCGGTGGGCCGGACGTGCTGACCTACGAGGATATCCTGGCCCAGACCGCCGAGATTCTGTTCGGCCGGCGGCCGGTCATCGTCCCCGTTCCGGTCCTCTCCCCCGGACTGTCGGCCCGCTGGCTCGGCCTCGTGACGGACGTGCCGACCAGCGTCGCGAAGCCGCTGGTCGACGGCCTCCAGAACCCCGTGGTCGTCACCGACGACAGCATCGACTCGTACGTCGCCGTCGAGACGACGCCGTTCCGGGAGGCGGTCAGGCTGGCGGGGTCGAAACGAGAGCGGTCCGAGCGCCGCCGGGTCGAGGCCTGAGGGAGGTCACCCGCGCATGAGGTTCATCACCTCGTCGGCGACGTCCGGTTCGACGGCGACGACGTAGCGCTTGCCGGCGTCGAGCGTCGTGTCCGGCCGGGCGATTCGGTCGCCATCGTCGTCGGAGACGACGAGCGTGCCGGCCGGGAACCGGATCTCGGAGAGCTGCCGGCCGGCGGCCGGCGCGCCCTCGGCGACGCGGATCTGCATGATGTCGAGCGTGCCCGTGAGGTCCGCGAGCGTCTCGACGTCGCTGCCGATGATCTCGTTCGCGGCGGTGCGTGCCCCCGCGAGTTCCGGGAACAGGACCTGGTCGACGAACCGGGTGTACGACTCCTTGGCGCGGGTGTCGATGCGTGCCACCGTCCGGATGTCCGGCGCCATGTCCTTTGCCTCCATACAGACGGCGAGGTTCAGTCCCGCCAGCCCGGTGAGCCCGGCGATGGCGTCGGCGTCCTCGACGCCGGCCTGTTCCAGTATCGACGGGTTCGAGGCGTCGCCGGAGATGACCGTCGCGACGTACTCGTCGGAGACGGCGTCGGCTCTCGCCTGGTCGCGCTCGACGACGGTGACGTCGTGGCCCCGGTCGTCTAAGATGGTCGCTGTTTCGAAGCCGACACGGCCGCCGCCCGCGAT
This DNA window, taken from Haloarcula ordinaria, encodes the following:
- a CDS encoding NAD(P)H-binding protein; translation: MRVLVTGATGFVGSHLVPVLLDRGHEVVALVRDPATYDAPGGVEVVKGDVLDPDLTLPSVDVACYLVHSMGSGENFEERDRRAARTFLQAVDAAGIDRIVYLGGLGRDDDDLSDHLRSRREVERLLATGEADLTVLRAAIIIGDESASFQVIRQLAQRLPVMVTPSWVRTDCQPIYIDDVVSYLVGVLEDPETAGQTFEIGGPDVLTYEDILAQTAEILFGRRPVIVPVPVLSPGLSARWLGLVTDVPTSVAKPLVDGLQNPVVVTDDSIDSYVAVETTPFREAVRLAGSKRERSERRRVEA
- a CDS encoding potassium channel family protein, with the translated sequence MGSKLDVIIAGGGRVGFETATILDDRGHDVTVVERDQARADAVSDEYVATVISGDASNPSILEQAGVEDADAIAGLTGLAGLNLAVCMEAKDMAPDIRTVARIDTRAKESYTRFVDQVLFPELAGARTAANEIIGSDVETLADLTGTLDIMQIRVAEGAPAAGRQLSEIRFPAGTLVVSDDDGDRIARPDTTLDAGKRYVVAVEPDVADEVMNLMRG